The genomic stretch TAACGAAGATTAACGTGACGAAGgagaggaaaaaggaaagaagaaagtttggattttgtttttaattaattagattgttgtatttttttaaaaatcaataattagatttttgtttcagtttttatttttatttattatttgattttaattaattgctttttattttttattaatttttttttcttattcttttatcaattaataaatgtttttttaaaaaaaaaaatataaggtgGAATATTGATAAGTTGAGATGTGGCATTTTAATCCATGTGTACTATATTTACCAAATATATAGTGATGGAAGTGTATAAAAGGTAATGTTCGATATTTTTggtgaagaaaaaaattgaatatacaaGTGAATAAAAAAGAAACATACGACGTTACAAATACACCTATAATATAAGAATTATAGAGTGGCGAAGCAGAGAACACTGAAAAGTGAAACAAATCCTCcaaagttaaaaaagaaaaaaaaaaaaaaaatccgaaCACAATAATCAGCAAATACAGCGGTGATAACATCAACATCAACATCAacattattatcattttaattttctCTGAAGAACTAACAAGAACCACATTttattaaatcatatatattatGCGTACCATATTCTAAAACCATAAAGTTAAGGAAAAAGACAAAAAGTCAATTTTCCTATTTTTTTACAcgtataaatatacacatattttagtatatatataattatagttaATCAACGACAACCTAGGTCGATCATCTGGGTTAGTTAGCTGTAAAAAGAAGAAAGTCAGAAGAGACCAAGCTAAGGTCGAAAccagataatatatatatatacattaattaaGAGAAATCGTTTAGCTAGGTAAAATAGTATTAAGACATTAATTAAGAGAAATCTTTATTAAATTGAAGATCAAAGGAATTGATGTAGCTACTTAATATCTGACGATAAATAATCGATGGAAAACTCATTCAAGTGAACGACATATATCTACGATGGAGCACTTAAAAGGTTTCATACGTACGTAAGTATATATTAAATGAAGTAAAACGAGTATATATATGATGATTATTTAACATacgaatattttaattaattagaacATATTGCTAGATAACAAGAGGCACCTAACCTAGCTAGAGGGGAAATTAATAGATGatcacaatatatattttttttattgagattataattgattaaattttatattattagCATGCAATAGATGAGTAGTGGAGATTCGTACTTGTTGGCAGAATTATTGTTGGCGAAGTTGAAAAAGAGTATATTGCTCAATAATTTAAGCTATAATGTTGACATGATTGGTTGGTATGTAGTggaattattattattgtcattataCATACATAGTCATGGAAAGGTAAGGGTACGATAGAGCGGAGAGGTTGCTAGGTAGCGTGCATGTGGGTTTGCCAATTTGCTTGCTATGAATCATAGGCATATGCGCCAAATGTGGCTCCTACTTTATACAATCCtaagcaatattaatcaaacacaatacaatacaatacaatacaatatTTGCTAATGGTCTAAGTAatttcaataatttaaaataaaatatactaAGCCTTATATATTAAAGAACAATCCTAAAGAGTAATTTAGTGTATACAACCTTATATCTTTATTAGTTAGTATAAGATCTTCTatatttcaattaaattaaaataactagtaaaTAAGGATCATATGACATGTTATAGACCATATAGCGATGCTCTATATTAAATTACATTATTTGGTTTTCAAGATATAATTACCAAATACCAATACTCAATACAAATAAGTCTATAGCTAATTTGGTTTTGACGGTCTTTATCGGTGGCCCGGGGCCGGTGCACGGGGTGCCCCACTAGTATAGTACACCCAGTACTCTCGCATTTTGCGCGTATATATAAAAACTGTTAATATAAAGTTATTTGGGATTCTAGCATTGACTTTTTTTCACTTTTGCTCTCCTGTAtataataatgataatgataTGATGAGGTTTGCTTGGATGGCTTCAATGCAATTTTCAAttctattttataatattattctatTCATGTTTTGTATACAACGAAAGGACGAAGCATCGTTATAGCTCGAACATACTTGATCAACCAGCTCAGCTGACGTGTTCTATCATTCTCACATATAAATATCTTCAACTCTATTATGCATTGTAGAAAAAAACAGTATTGCTAGCTAATCGTTCAAACCGCTCATCGACTATACTACTCTCTCCATCTCATCTTCTTTGTTGTTCTTATTTTTAATGTgctctcgtctttcatcaacatCTATTTTGTTTGCGTTTTCTCTGTGAAATCTGGATCCGTCGATTTCTTGTAGCATCACGTAATCACAGCTTAAAAAAAAACATTCCAAGCATGTAactttgttcccaattcccatcTCTGTTATATTTGCTTTCCACaaaattcaaaaagaaaaaaaaaattccattaacAATATCTGAATTATCCTTCTTTGGTTGTAGTAGTGGTATAAGCCTGGCTCGTAACACTTCCCTTATTCCTTAAAAAAACTCTTATAAAAACCCTTCAAATCATGTAACTTCAGTCTTAGTAGTATTATTCCTAGTTATCACCACAAcctatacaaaaaattaaaaaaaaaaaaaactctttttaTATTTGTTAGTTAATAGAGCAATCTATCCTGGCCAAGATCAAGGCGGTGCATCCTTAGCAGAGCCTTTAAAAAAGTTATCGAATCATGTAATTGTGAAGCTAGAGTTTCATTATCTTCAATTATTTTTGTCTTTttcttattattaaaaaaaaaaaaaaaaaattctgaggtgagcaaaaaaagaaaagagatcGATGGCGGAAGCAGAGGCAGATACTCCGACGGTGTCGGCGCCGGCAACACCGGGGACGCCTGCTCCACTGTTCTCATCTATGCGAGTGGATTCACTCTCGTATGATCGTAAGTCAATGCCGCGATGCAAATGCTTGCCTGTGAGTGCACCAATGTGGGCCCAATCTCACACGTGCTTCACCGATTTTCCCGCTTCTGCTGACATCTCTCTTGCTCGCAaggtactctctctctctctttctctctcacttcattttgaattaatttgtttaatcaggTTTTATAAAAtgcaattataaaaataaatgatgCTTTAGTAATATTcctttttaattaatattaacgAATTGTTATGCTTACATCACATAATAATGGCATATGAATTGCTAATCAATGtatgtataaataaatatatatattatcctAGCTAGTTTGTGTTTGTGACGAGTAATTAAGAAGAGATTATTGGGTTGGAATTCGGAATAGCTAAGCAGTGATGAGCTGGTGCTATAGTTTTGTTGTAACTAATATCGAGTTATATTATTTGTTAATAATGATGTGGGGCAGCTTATTAATTAAGAATTCATATTATATTTGATTTACATATAGTAGTCATACAAATTGATTTAAAAATGGATATTTATAAAGTGtttgtgttttatttaaaaaaaatgaaaagcaataattataataatacataCGAATGGAATAATATGGAAAGAGCAGATAGGAGCGGAGTTCCTGGGGACGTTCATACTGATATTCGGGGCAACAGCAGGGCCAATAGTGAATGAGAAGTACAATGGAGCAGAGACACTGATAGGGAATGCAGCGTGTGCGGGGCTTGCGGTGATGGTAGTGATTCTGTCGACGGGCCACATCTCAGGGGCACATCTCAATCCGTCGCTCACCATTGCCTTTGCGGCGCTACGTCACTTCCCCTGGACTCAGGTTCCTGCGTACGTGGCAGCTCAGGTGTCTGCCTCCATTTGTGCTTCTTTTGCTCTCAAAGGAGCTTTCCATCCCTTTATGTCCGGCGGAGTCACGGTTCCTTCGGTCAGCAATGGCCAGGCCTTCGCACTCGAGTTTCTCATCACTTTCAATCTCTTGTTTGTTGTCACTGCTGTAGCCACTGACACCCGTGCGGTATGTATAATTGCAATGG from Humulus lupulus chromosome 5, drHumLupu1.1, whole genome shotgun sequence encodes the following:
- the LOC133778767 gene encoding probable aquaporin NIP5-1, producing MAEAEADTPTVSAPATPGTPAPLFSSMRVDSLSYDRKSMPRCKCLPVSAPMWAQSHTCFTDFPASADISLARKIGAEFLGTFILIFGATAGPIVNEKYNGAETLIGNAACAGLAVMVVILSTGHISGAHLNPSLTIAFAALRHFPWTQVPAYVAAQVSASICASFALKGAFHPFMSGGVTVPSVSNGQAFALEFLITFNLLFVVTAVATDTRAVGELAGMAVGATVMLNILIAGPSSGASMNPVRTLGPAVAAGNYKALWIYFVAPTLGALVGAGAYTAVKLPQSNGDRQVRSFRR